A stretch of Brassica rapa cultivar Chiifu-401-42 chromosome A08, CAAS_Brap_v3.01, whole genome shotgun sequence DNA encodes these proteins:
- the LOC117127086 gene encoding myosin-11-like yields MGTPVNMIVGSHVWVEEDSDVAWIDGEVEQLTGEEVVIQATTGKKITAKLSKIYPKDVEAPAGGVDDLTKLSYLHEPGVLQNLKIRYELNEIYTYTGNIVIAINPWP; encoded by the exons ATG GGAACTCCGGTAAATATGATTGTAGGTTCTCATGTTTGGGTTGAAGAAGACTCAGACGTGGCTTGGATTGATGGCGAGGTTGAACAGCTCACTGGAGAAGAAGTTGTGATCCAAGCCACAACTGGAAAGAAG ATCACTGCAAAGTTGTCAAAGATATACCCAAAGGATGTGGAAGCTCCTGCAGGTGGTGTTGATGACTTGACAAAGCTGTCTTACCTGCACGAACCTGGTGTCCTTCAGAACTTAAAGATCAGATATGAACTTAATGAGATCTAT ACATACACAGGAAACATCGTTATAGCGATTAATCCTTGGCCGTGA